TTCCTTTGGACATCCTGGGAAGAATGTCCTGGAGTATTTTGAAGATGTGGGTATTCCTGTTTACAGAAATGATCTACACGGAGCCATCACCATTTACTCTACTGGGAAGAAAATAAATAAAGTGGAGACAGTTATTAAATAGGATGGCAATAAGACCTGGAAATGAAATATGTATACTCAATACCTTGATTTTATCAATTCTATAAGCATGCCTATATTTTGGCGCACTAGCCTCTAGAAACAATAGGTAAAAATTATATTTAGTTAACCTTCGGTGGATAATATATATTAATAGATTAGATTTCTCCCATTTAGAAAGGGGATTAGGATGAATCTAGAATTTATTAAGAATAAAGCAGTACCAATTTTAAAACGGCATGGAATTAAAAAAGCTTCTGTATTTGGCTCCTTTGCTAGAGGAGAAGAAAAACATAATAGTGATATTTATATTTTAATAGAATACTTGCCGGAAACTAAAAAGTCTTTATTTAAGCGAATTGAATTGAAATATGATTTACAAGATGTCCTTAATGCTGATGTGGATTTAGTCACAGAAAATGCATTATCACCTTATATAAAGGATAAGGTGTTAAAAAAAAGAGGGACATTCTGTGAGCAAAGATGATACTGTTTATCTAAAACACATAATAGAGAGTATCTTGCAAATTAAAAAATATATCAGGGTATATCCAAGGAAGAATTTAAAGATGATATCAAAAGCCAAGATGCTGTTATAAGAAGATTTGAAATCATAGGAGAAGCTACCAAAAATATTTCTTCCGATGTAAAAAACAATTATCCTGATATTCCCTGGAAGCTTATGGCTGGGATGAGAGATGTTTTAATTCACGAGTATTTTGGGGTAGATCTGGATGAATTGTGGGACACTGCAGTTACTGATTTGCCATCTAAGGTAGAGTATTGGCTCCCAAAATTTTTTCAATTTCCTCCTTAGAATACCCCCGGTGTTTTAAACTCCTGAGTAATTTTAGGAAACTTTGAAGCATTATTCAAATCAATGGGCATGATCCCCCTGCCGTCAAAATCAGATCCCAGCCCCACATGATCAATACCTGCAAGATTCACCACGTAATCTATATGGTCTACTATAGTTCCAGCTTTTACATTATTCACCTCATCAGCTAGAAAAAGGCCATGAAATAGAATATGGACCACACCTCCTGTGGCAGCTACTGCAAGAACTTGTTCATCTGTTAGATTGCGGGGGTGGTATAATATAGGGCGTTTATGAGCGCTAATGTGTGGTCGAGAGTAAGCCCCGGAAAATACCTCTCTGGGGCCCAGATAGCAAAATATTTGACGTCTATATTTTTCCTCCAGATAAACTAGACGAGTCCCCTTAAAAAAGCATACTATATATGGATACTACCAAAGGATGCTTATCTAATGAGTTTCTTAAATTTTTTGATGGTATTAAAAGACTTTTGGCCTATGTTCCATAATCTATAAGCCGGCGATTTAAAGACCAGGTCATATTCTCCAACAAACTCTACTGCTGATCCACCAAGATGACTTTTGAATATCTTTAGACCACCAAGAGGATGATGCTCATCAGCTTCCGGAGCTATTCCTCCCATGTCATAAAACTTATAGCCGTTATGGATGGCCCAAGTAATTACCTCCCAGTTCAGCAGATAAGAGGCCCCTAAACCCCTGCTTGAAGCAGAATTTCCTGTGCAGATTCCCCATACTCCTTGGCCAAAACCCACAACTAGAATTGCAGAAACGGGCTGACCTTCATGGAAGGCTAAAACCATTTTTGGGGAGAGAGGAGCTAACTTAGTCCAAAGGTCATGATAATAACTTGAGCTTCTAAGCAGAAAATTACTGCGGTTAGAGGTTTCTTTTAACAGCCTGTAAAGTATAGGTATATCCTTGGCGGTGCCCTCTTTTATCTCAACTTTGTTTTTCAAAGCTTTATTTATCCATTTTCTTCCACTTTGTTTTAAGAGCTTCCATTGGTGATCTGGGGTATCGGATAAGGTTATACGCCAGACCCACTTAGGTTGTATGCCCCCAAATGGATTATTGACAGGTACCAAGCTGAAGCCAGCATTAGTCAGCAGCTCAGCGTATTTTGTACCAATAAGTTCTGGGTCAATTCGCCAAAAGACAGCTTTTTCTTTGTGGGACAGGTCGGTCACTCCCCTGCAGCAGTGTGAAATAATTTCAGCCTGATTATCGTAATCAAGTACAGGACCCCGGGGAGAATACAGCATGGTCATGCCGGCGTTTTTACGCTTGAGGAGGGTAACAGCACAGAAAATTTGTCCATTTTTCTCAACTATTAAACGTATGGGATGCCAGCCGGAACTCTTCTTAAGTTCACCCCATTCATAGGTTTGAAAAATATTCCCGGCGCTGCACGACTTCAAAAAGTCATTAAATTGTTTTTTTTTCCAAAGAGATATCTGCTGAACGTTGTACAATTTTTGTTCCTCCTCACATGACTACCTTCGAGTAAAGGTTTAATTCACCGTTTACAGGAGAGTTTTGGTCACTTAAAATTGGAACGTCTGTTACATCTATCGGTTCTTGGTAGAGCTTTTGGGCTTTTTCTACATAGCCTGGTATAGATACTTTGGTCTGACTAAGTATCTGCGCACGTTTAAATATGTCTTCAGGAGTCATATCCATGTCTTTTTGCAAGGCAAAGATGAAAATGTTTTGCATTACTTCTGGAGTGCTTTTTTTTGCAGCAAAAAGATATAGCCTGGGAAATACAAATGCTAAAGTTTGATACAGCGACCTAAAAAGATAGCTGTTAGATCCAGTTAATGCTCCATAGATATTAATTCCTAGCAGACCGTTTGGGTTTAAGCATCCATTTACCTCCTGATAGAATTCAATAGTAAAAAGATGGTAGGGTACAGTAGTTGCAAAAAAAGCATCTAATAATATTAAATCAAAAGTTTCTTTAGTCCTTTGAATGTATTTACGGCCATCACCTACTAATATTCTATGGCGAGAACTTTGTTTTAAGTGGAAATACTGATGAGCAACCTTTACCACTTCAGAATCGACTTCAATTGAAATAAACCGCATTTCTGGATAATCATTCAAGAAACGTTTGGGAACTATACCTCCACCAAGACCAACCATTAGGACTGTAATTATCTGGGGATTAAATATCAAAGCTAGTTGGAAATAATCTGCATAAGTCGCATTTGTATTTAATGGGTCGTTGATCACCATATAGCTTTGATAGGTGACTTCTGGTCTTTGCCTGTACATAGGCTGATTGGGGTCTTTGAACACCAGATAGCGTATACCGTTTTTATCAATAACTTCTATTAAATTATATGGTGTTATAGCTCTATAAATTACTTTTCCTCGCTCTAAATAACCTTTTAATATATATATGGGCTGTTTGAGGAAGCTCGGGATGTGCTTCCATATCCTCTTAACAAGCATTAATCGCATCCCCCCGACTGCATATAGCTGTAATAAAGACAAAGTTAACTATTAACATTATATACATATGTGAATTAAAGTGTGTGTAACAACTTTTTAACTACTTCACAATCGTTAAAGGGAATAACCTTATCGTGTAGTATTTGGGAAGTTTCATGACCCTTACCCGCTATAATGACAACATCGCCTGGATCTGCAAGTTTTAAGGCAGTTTGAATGGCTCCATGACGATCCAGTATTATTTGATACTGGGATATGTCCATACCACCCCCGAGCACGCCTTCTTCAACTTCCTTTGCTATTTCCAAAGGGTCCTCACGGTATACGTTATCAGTAGAGATTATGCAGTAATCTGAATGTATGGCTGCAATTTCACCCATCAGCTTGCGTTTTCCCTGATCTTTACCTCCTTCGCATCCAAAGACCAGTATTTTCTTAGCCCCAGAATTAGGATATGGAATGGTAGATAAAATTTGAAGTAATCCATCAGGATTGTGAGCAAAATCAACCATAATCACGAATTGTTGTCCACACTTGATAAATTCACATCTACCTGGTATTCCTTTAAAGCTGCTTAAAGCTTCTTGAATGACTTTTATGTCAATGTTAAAACAATGTCCTACAGCTATGGCTGCTATTGCATTATATATGTTATGCAGTCCGGGTAAAGGCAGAAGAAGGTGTAGTTCCGATTGTTAAGCTTTATTTTAATGAGACTTTCGTTAAGTCTAAGTTCGTAACCTACTACTCGCACATCGGCATTAGCATTAATTCCATAAGTAAGAATATTAGGAGCTTGAGCAATCTGCGAAATGTATCTGCCATGAGGGTCATCCAGATTGACTACTGCGTAACAGTCTTTATAAGGATCTTTACGCCATCGACGCTGGTTAGCGAACAGTTTTGACTTACATTGAAGATAATTCTCCATTGTTCCATGAAAATCAAAGTGGTCTCTGGTAAGATTAGTAAAGACTGTAACATCAAAATCACAACCTGTTACTCTATGGAGTTCTAAAGCATGTGAAGAGACCTCCATGACCGTTGCCTGTACTTTCTTTTCGACCAATTGCTGAAACATTTTTCCTAATTCTATGGTATCAGGGGTAGTAAGTCCTGCAGGCCAAACTTTCTCACCTATCTTGTAATTAACTGTTCCAATTAGCCCAGTCAGATACCCAGCCATTTGTAAGATTGCTTCAGTCAAAAATGCCACAGTTGTTTTTCCATTAGTACCTGTAATACCAACAAGTTTAAACTTAGATGTCGGATAATTATAAAAATGCTGGATACCTATAGCTTGAGCTAATCGAGAGTTTTCTACAATTAGCTGAACAATGGGGATATTGAGTCTTTTCTCTGATACCACAGCTACTGCTCCCCGTTTCACAGCGTCATTAACATATAAATGTCCATCTCGCTTGTAACCGGATATGCAAAAAAATAAACAATCTCGTTTTACATTTTTAGAGTTGTTTGCAATGTTTAGGATTTCCAAGTCCTGTCTGCCATCAATTGGTAAAGGTTTAATGACCTTTACCAACTCACTTAAAAGCATTCTTTCCACCACCATATAATCTGTTATATAAGCGTCTGGCGACCGTTTACATTATGTTATGAAATAGTTTTCCATAAAGTTCCTTTATTACTTAACTTGTAATTTGATAATGATTTCAGGTTTTGTAGTTTCTTGTTATTTTTGTATATTAATGGGGGGTTTAGAGGATTTGCTTGTTAATTGATATGGCATGCCCTTGCCGTGGAGGCCGTTATGCTGCGGATTTGGCATTCCCCAGAGTACTAGGGATGCATTTGATTTCTTGAGTGAAAATAAGGTTATAGATGAACTGCTTGCAGAAAGACTGAAAGGTATGGTAGGATTTCGCAACATTGCTATTCATGATTACCGAAAGATAAATCTGGAAATCGTGCAAAAGGTCATTGAGTATCAAGAGTTTATCTAGCCAAGGTGGTTATTCAATAGTTGAGCCTGTCTATTATCAATAGGCAGGCTCTGGATTTCAAGGAAAGTTTTGATGCCCCATAAGAGATATTCGTGTAAGAGCTTTTGTATTTTTGGTTATCTGGCCTGTCCCGAGGACTACACAATCCTCCGGATCAGGTGGAACTGTTACAGATAGCTCAACCTTGGAAGCTATATATTGATCAAGACTTTTTAAATTCGCACTACCCCCTGTCAAGACAATTCCTTTTTCAATTATATCGGATGCCAGCTGGGGAGGAGTGCTTTCAAAGACTTGACGAATCGCTAATATTAAATCCTTTAAGGTATCTTGTATTACTTTATTGATTTCTACTATAGATATTTCTTTTGCAATAGGTAAGCCTGTTTTCATATTAATACCACGTATATACGCTATATCATCTGGCGCGTTAAAGGCATCAGCATATTTAATTTTAAAGTTTTCTGCTGTTATTAAGCCTATTTCAATCCGATAGATTTTCTTTAAATGGTTATAAATTGCCATGTCAAGGGCATCCCCTGCCACCTTAAGGGATACGGCTGTTACTATCCCACCAAGAGAAATGACAGCAATTTCACTAGTCCCAGCACCAATGTTGACAATCATATGCCCTGAAGGTTCTTCTACGGATAACCCAGCGCCAATGGCCGCTGCTAGAGGTT
Above is a genomic segment from Desulfitibacter sp. BRH_c19 containing:
- a CDS encoding rod shape-determining protein MreB (functions in MreBCD complex in some organisms) — protein: MVTGGVNTVGIDLGSANTLIYVHNKGIVLREPSVVSIDTNNGSLVAIGTEAKAMVGKTPGNIRVIRPLRNGVIADFDITRTMIKHFLRSVLNKFSIRSPWVIISIPYGITDIEKRAVIEAAQQSGAKKTLLIEEPLAAAIGAGLSVEEPSGHMIVNIGAGTSEIAVISLGGIVTAVSLKVAGDALDMAIYNHLKKIYRIEIGLITAENFKIKYADAFNAPDDIAYIRGINMKTGLPIAKEISIVEINKVIQDTLKDLILAIRQVFESTPPQLASDIIEKGIVLTGGSANLKSLDQYIASKVELSVTVPPDPEDCVVLGTGQITKNTKALTRISLMGHQNFP